In Mustela nigripes isolate SB6536 chromosome 12, MUSNIG.SB6536, whole genome shotgun sequence, one DNA window encodes the following:
- the LOC132028552 gene encoding oocyte-specific histone RNA stem-loop-binding protein 2-like codes for MEPFPLGWQMLRRDRICFPRNEVCKESLFSGIEMVSVGVSTEPCHTRWEVETDETVLQRRQKQIDYGKCTPGYQCFLQQVPKAKRQPGLHPQTPNKKRRYSRRSWDAQIRQWRRALHSWDPRLPQPASAGQSGMEDLLEPMGSTPLDDLLNNWFQALEPSPNPDGGQKGTDTAQFVDSVAPAYSLPWLCEEEPHHWFYFLAHHSYISVPDLSGTQNI; via the exons ATGGAGCCTTTTCCACTGGGATGGCAGATGTTGAGACGAGACAG AATCTGCTTCCCCAGAAACGAAGTATGTAAAGAGTCTTTGTTCTCTGGGATTGAGATGGTGAGTGTGGGAGTCAGCACAGAGCCCTGTCATACCAG GTGGGAGGTAGAGACAGATGAAACTGTTCTACAGCGGCGGCAGAAACAGATAGATTATGGCAAGTGCACACCTGGTTACCAGTGTTTCCTGCAGCAGGTCCCCAA GGCCAAGCGACAGCCAGGACTTCACCCTCAAACACCAAACAAGAAGAGGAGATACAGCCGTCGCTCCTGGGATGCCCAGATCAGGCAGTGGAGAAGAGCCCTACATTCCTGGGACCCCCGCCTCCCCCAACCAGCCTCTGCAGGACAGAGT GGAATGGAGGACCTCTTAGAGCCAATGGGTTCCACCCCTTTGGATGACCTCCTGAATAACTGGTTCCAGGCCCTGGAACCCTCACCAAATCCAGATGGAGGCCAGAAGGGTACAGATACAGCCCAG tttgtgGATTCGGTGGCTCCTGCCTACTCTCTTCCCTGGCTCTGTGAGGAAGAGCCCCACCACTGGTTCTACTTTCTAGCTCATCACAGTTATATATCTGTCCCAGATTTGAGTGGGAcacaaaatatttag